The Calliopsis andreniformis isolate RMS-2024a chromosome 10, iyCalAndr_principal, whole genome shotgun sequence nucleotide sequence AGACGCGATACAATCTTACCAACTACTCTTTGTATACTAAGTATGACATTAAAATCCAATAATTTTTTCCATACCTTTGCTTATCACTGTGCCATATAAACTGTTATGTAAGAATAAATACATTTTAATGTCACCTATTACAGATCCCACTGCATTTGTGATGAGGCATTATACAACTGTTTAAAGGCTACAAAACATCCAACAGCAAATATCATGGGGCACATATATTTTAATTTGGTGAAAGTGCCTTGTATAGAAGATTTACCAAAAGATGACCGTTCTACCATAAGTCTAAAACGGCAATTTATTCCTGCTAAAATGTATTACTAAAATGAACTTTTTCATTagacaattttaaaatatttttatactaaAAAGCTGTACAAATTGTTACTTATATCTATATCTAAATATTGCAACAGATGTATTGTATCTGTATAGCCTAAATCTGTATTCTCTCTTACATATTACTGTGTTATAGACACAACTGCTTCCTTTAGGAATAACTGTGGCATAAGGTCTTGGATAATTTTTCTAATGTCGAAACAAGTATGGTTGTAAAGATTACCTAAAAAAATGTATATCAATATTGCATCTGTACAGTTAACTTTTTAATTTAGCAATAAAGTATTTTTAACTACCTATTAACCACAATGTCTCTTTTCTAATATGCATATACTGACATGAAAGTAACGTATTTAATAATGCTTTTAACTCTGATTTCTCATATTTTGGATTTTCTAAAAGAAATTTTGCTAATTGTCCAGATGTTTCGCAAATTGTATTGGCCAATACTCTTATACATGCTGTAatctgaaattaaaaaatttagtacTATCATAAAgtttatataaattttacattttatataatataaaatggTTACTAATTATATACCTCTTTTACTGCACTGctgttatttttaaaattttgataCAGATACTCCACTATCAAATGCACTACATTATGTAAATATGAAATACAGAGATTCTCTGAAGATAATAAAGCTAACAACCAAATAAAATACGGATGTTCAAATGAAAGTTGTCTTTCCGTAGTAGCTTTAACAAGTTCAACCAGTTTATCTTTTCTAAAAGTGttcatataaataataatatgcTTTAGAATTTTCAAGAagattattataaaaaattgtaattctTACAGGATATATTCACAGCCACTGTGTATATAATGCATTGCAGAATATGCTACTGAAGGTAAAATGATGTTATCACAATCGTGCATTAaggatataatatattttaaacaGTCTTGAGCATGAAGAACTTCAAAAGCTTTACTGCTTCCAGCAACTAAATTTCCTATTGTCCATATACATACTTCCTAATAATAAAAATGATGTCAATTATATTAGCCACTTAGATATTATActctatatttttttctaacAACCTACCAATAAAGGATAGTTTAAACTTTCCAATTCTGTAATAAGATATGGTGCTATACTTTTGGTTAATGAAGTACAAGCCTTACTATTTCCAAGTGCTATGTTGCAACAGCAGTTAATGGCATACAACTGCAAAACTGGATCATTACCAGAAAAATCACGTactaaagaaaataaaatatgatcTACTTTTAGAAAGGAATTGACATTCTCTTCACTCTGTGGAAAGTTAAAGTTAACATATTTACTAAGTATATTGCTTTAGAAAGAAAATGACAAAACTTGGTTCAAACTTATAACCTGAATAAGAGCATTCTGTAGTTGCTTGTATTCCTCAATAGACAACGACTTATTTTTCAACGCTTTAGCTTTCTTAATAACAAATTCCGTCGTAAAAGATGAATCAGGAACAATATTTCCTAAAGCCACacgatttttatttaatactttTGTACGATGCTCCTTTCTTTCTTTAGAGGCAATTTCTCTTAAATTGTCTCTTATAATTTCGACAGTATCCGTCGTCATTGAATTACTAATTTCCATTCTCTTTCTTTCAGTAGGCTTTCGCTTTcataaaaaatctaaaaaataacTTTTCtagataattaattattttacatttattaaGAGTTTACGATCAGCTGATCCAAACAATCACTGATCTGTGTATGCACAAATTGACTTCATTCAGGTGGCGCTAAACCGCATACTACTACACCTAACGTAAAATGTAACTAATGCTACACCGTATTCATACACAAATCAATCACAGTAATGTATAAACGTAGCTTAATAATTTAATTCCTTTTTCATCAAAGTTATACAAGATATGTCTCATAAATTAACATGAACAGAAAATTATTGAATGTTTTAAAATGTAATAATTCATAGTTCTTAGCAGCAAAATGATCAGTATGTGTTCATATTAATAAGTTCATCCAGTGATTCCGTATTATCCTCATCTTCGTTTCGAGAAATCGATAGAATGTTGTACACGGCACTGGGAAAGGCGGATGTTGGACCGAGTACATGTAATCGAATGTCGCATTTCTCCAACGCGTATTTCCATTTTAGGTCTTCGCGTTGAGGAAGTAACATTGCCTGAAGAAGGTCGTGGAAAGTCTAGTTTTAAGACGGTCATGTTTAACGCACTATATAGTTCATAAGATTGTCTTCAAAAACCTGAAATTCTTTAGCTGTGCAATTAAGAACACGTTCGGCTGCATCCCCGGATAATCGACAGCCGATAAGATATCCTGTGTCATCTTTCAAGTTTACTTTCAGATTGAGACTTACTGTGTTCAGAGGTACGCGAGTTCCATTACCAGAAGGGCATTCAAGATTCATGCAAGAATCTTGACCGTCAAGAACGATTTTCTTGCATAATGCGCTACGAAATGTCAAAGATAAATGTTTGGAAAAAATTCAAATGTCTACTGCAATCGAAATAGAAGAAAAATGAACCATCTAGTGGTTATTGTTCCAGGACTCGTGCTATCTACGTTTATATCCATCACGTAGGCTTTCAAAATCGTGGCAAATTGAATTCTCTCTCCCTGTTTTGTCTTCTTTTTTAACTTGTTCGAGATATCTTGTACGGTCATTACAGTAGTAATTGTGTCCGCTAACGAATAAAATGAAACAATGAAGGAaatgattttttttataaagCTCAATGAATTCGCTAATCGTAATTTGACCTCATTCTTACGATTTGGTACAGCAAAGGCGTCTTCAGACTTCACGTCAGGATCGTAACGTTGAATGGAATTTCTCACAATCGTCGTTTGTGGTACGTTAGGGTTCTCGGTTATCAAAGTTTTCCTAACTGTAAATTTATAATCGCAAATCTTTATAATCATTCTCTATTTCATAAGAGAAAGTGTTTAACTAACTGTAGGacctatagataaaacagtttgttTCCTGAATTTATCATAAATGACCCGGGCGTCCGATAAAAAAAGCGCGGTTCGGTTTGGTTCCCAAAATGCAGCTCTCTGAATCCACTGATCTTCCCAAAGAACCATAGAGGCTACCTCATCAGTTGATCCATCTGCTGCTTCGAATTTACGGAATCTTATGCTCCTACCGTCCCGTGTTATTACGTTACGAATATCGCTGACCTGTCGAGTATCGATCTGTGTCAGATGAACGTGATTACAATTTAGGAAAGAAGAATTCTGAGATTCAACCCTAGGAACCTACAAAAGTGACTACGACCAACACGTCGATATATTGATCGCGTAGCGCTTCCAGGTTTTCAAAAATGCTGTTCAGACTTCGCAGTCCTGTTAAGCTTTTAACTGGCAGCTTCAGCAATGGTTCATATTTTCCACGTGCTGGTGTGTCATGCAATTGTATTAGCGCATTGCCTTCGTTCACTGTTAGGCTACATGAACTGGACACAGATGGAACGAAGGGTTCGTTCCTGTCATCAGCGTGACGCTCGATCACTTTTGGATTAATCACTTCCACTGTAAGTCATATTTCGAAGGATATatcatttcaaaatttaaaactgTACGTTATTTAATTTTGAATGCAATACAAACCCACGCTACCAATAGGAAAGTTCGAAAATAATTTCTTTACAAACTGTACGCTACCCCATACGGTCACGTTTATGGTGTCTCTTTCAGAATCACGTAACGTGAACGTCCATACGCCTCGTTCCCCATAATTAACTGAAATCAACAATCGAATGCtttacttatttattatttgttaGGATACCGGTTCCTATTGAACAATTTGTTTCAAAAGGGAAAGTACATCTCGTTCTTGTGGCATCGATCGTTTTCATATTGAAGCTATTTATAATTACGCCTATGATAAGAGCGTTTTGCGTGCCAGGTTGTAAAGACTCCAATTCCTGCCTCTGAACACCTGACATTCTTTTAATCTGAACGATAGAACGAAGTTTTGTTCGAATAGAGAACACTGTAAACTTTACACGTTCCAATCTTCGAAGAAGTACGTACAAAAGGAGTTTTCGCGCTACTGCTGCCAACCACATTCAAATTGCGACCAGTCATTTGAAATTTCAGCATACTTTATTCAATTCTTCCTATTACGAGATGTAAACTTATAAGAAACGCTGGAAATAAATCAGATAGTTTTCCtcttaataatcaaaataatttcaAGGCGCAAATAAACAACTGATCATTGATAATTAATATTTGAAAGCATTGTTGTAAAGGAGGCTTAAGTTGAACTGCACGTTATCATGTTGGCAGTCCTGCAACGAATGGCACTTGGATTCACTTTCATTGACTTAGTGACGTTGGTTCGTAGGAGGTGAACTTTCGTGCGAGTTTTATGATTTGAGGAGCTTTTCGAATTTTTACGTGTTACGATTCTCGGCAACGATGGCTGACAGTGAACAGAAGGCAATGCAATTGCTGGCCGAAGCTGAGAAGAAGTTGAATTCGAAGGGTTTCTTCGGTTCTCTGTTTGGGTAAGTTTACTACATCGATTTGCTTGAACTCGTCCGATACTCTTCATCTTTCATATCTTCTTTCGCGTTGTTTACTTTCATCTATTATGTCTATGGATTGGTGTCACCCTTTTCGTATTCTTTAAAACAATAGTTGTATCTTGAAGATATTTTTGTCTTCATCTGACACATTGTTAATTCGTACACGCTTACATGCGCATATCTGTATATGTAGCAGTTGCCATTCAGTCACGATATATCGTGTCAAAACTAAATTAAGATGCATCGTATGGAATCACGAGAACATTAATTTTTGACAAACCAATAATTATGTGGTATTTACCACTATCTTGCATTCCTATGTGTTTCACAATCTTTGTTTCTATTATTGGTGAAAACTTTGGATGAGTCATCTTGTGTAGAGAAAGAAAATAATGTAACAAGAATCATAAGCTGACACAGATCATTTTTTGGACatatttttaaaagaatttctTCAAGAATACAAGTAGAAAATTTGAAACTGAGAAATTTTGATTTTTGGCATCCATTACTTTTTATGTTACAGTGGATCGTCAAAAGTTGAAGAAGCCATAGAATGTTATCAACGTGCAGCACATATGTTCAAAATGGCAAAAAAATGGAGCTCTGCTGGAAGTGCTTTTTATGAAACAGCAGAGTTACATGCAAAGGCAGGCAGCCGTCATGATGCAGCTACCAATTATGTGGATGCTGCTACTTGTTTTAAGAAAACTAATATAAATGGTATAATTATGTTCGTAGCCTTTGATTTGGACTACTAGAAAATCAATTTTAATGGGTTTGGCTTATTTGTAGAGGCAATTAGTTGCTTGTTAAAAGCAATTGAAATTTATACTGACATGGGTCGCTTTACAATGGCTGCTAAACACCATCAAAGCATAGCTGAAATGTATGAAAGTGAAGCTGTTGATCTTGAGAGGGCAATTCATCATTATGAACAAGCTGCTGACTATTTTCATGGAGAAGAGAGCAATTCATCTGCTAATAAGTGTCTTTTGAAAGTTGCACAATATGCTGCGCAActtgaaaattatgaaaaagctATTCAAATTTATGAGCAGGTAACTCAAATTATATTACTTGTATATTTGGCTCGAGAATGTGAACTTATAAAAGTTTGTTTTTGGGTTTTTTGTAGGTTGCTTCTGCATCTTTAGAAAGTTCATTACTAAAATATAGTGCAAAGGAGTACTTCTTTCGTGCAGCACTGTGTCATTTATGTGTAGATGTATTAAATGCACAACATGCAATTGAACGTTACCAGGATCAATATCCTGCATTCCAAGATTCTAGAGAGTGTAAATTAATAAAGGTACAGAGCAGAAATATCTTTTTACCATTGACTAGACCAGACATTGGTTAAATATGTTGATTCACTAAAGGTAATCTCGCATTACATTTTGGTATAATGGAGGTTTTTATTTCAGACATTGATAGAGCATCTTGAAGAACAACATCTCGAAGGTTTTACAGAAGCGGTAAAAGAATACGATTCAATTTCACGACTGGATCAGTGGTATACAACAGTATTGTTACGTATTAAAAAGCAGGTTAACGATAATCCAGATTTACGCTGATCGGTTTATTCTTCGTACTCTTTTCTGTCGATGATTATTAATCTAATTCTATATGTATTCTCTTTTAAGTCATATCCTGCTTTCAGTGGACGTTGTAAAGTAGTTTTGTTTTTATAcccaaatatatttttcataacaTCTCCTTGTACTCTTGGCAACTACTTCGCGTTCATCAATTAAGTTATTGTATattca carries:
- the LOC143185219 gene encoding uncharacterized protein LOC143185219 — translated: MEISNSMTTDTVEIIRDNLREIASKERKEHRTKVLNKNRVALGNIVPDSSFTTEFVIKKAKALKNKSLSIEEYKQLQNALIQSEENVNSFLKVDHILFSLVRDFSGNDPVLQLYAINCCCNIALGNSKACTSLTKSIAPYLITELESLNYPLLEVCIWTIGNLVAGSSKAFEVLHAQDCLKYIISLMHDCDNIILPSVAYSAMHYIHSGCEYILKDKLVELVKATTERQLSFEHPYFIWLLALLSSENLCISYLHNVVHLIVEYLYQNFKNNSSAVKEITACIRVLANTICETSGQLAKFLLENPKYEKSELKALLNTLLSCQYMHIRKETLWLIGNLYNHTCFDIRKIIQDLMPQLFLKEAVVSITQ
- the Alphasnap gene encoding alpha-soluble NSF attachment protein encodes the protein MADSEQKAMQLLAEAEKKLNSKGFFGSLFGGSSKVEEAIECYQRAAHMFKMAKKWSSAGSAFYETAELHAKAGSRHDAATNYVDAATCFKKTNINEAISCLLKAIEIYTDMGRFTMAAKHHQSIAEMYESEAVDLERAIHHYEQAADYFHGEESNSSANKCLLKVAQYAAQLENYEKAIQIYEQVASASLESSLLKYSAKEYFFRAALCHLCVDVLNAQHAIERYQDQYPAFQDSRECKLIKTLIEHLEEQHLEGFTEAVKEYDSISRLDQWYTTVLLRIKKQVNDNPDLR
- the Hdm gene encoding meiosis specific with OB domains hold'em, which codes for MSGVQRQELESLQPGTQNALIIGVIINSFNMKTIDATRTRFNYGERGVWTFTLRDSERDTINVTVWGSVQFVKKLFSNFPIGSVVEVINPKVIERHADDRNEPFVPSVSSSCSLTVNEGNALIQLHDTPARGKYEPLLKLPVKSLTGLRSLNSIFENLEALRDQYIDVLVVVTFVSDIRNVITRDGRSIRFRKFEAADGSTDEVASMVLWEDQWIQRAAFWEPNRTALFLSDARVIYDKFRKQTVLSIVRKTLITENPNVPQTTIVRNSIQRYDPDVKSEDAFAVPNPDTITTVMTVQDISNKLKKKTKQGERIQFATILKAYVMDINVDSTSPGTITTRCALCKKIVLDGQDSCMNLECPSGNGTRVPLNTVSLNLKVNLKDDTGYLIGCRLSGDAAERVLNCTAKEFQAMLLPQREDLKWKYALEKCDIRLHVLGPTSAFPSAVYNILSISRNEDEDNTESLDELINMNTY